A stretch of DNA from Coccidioides posadasii str. Silveira chromosome 1, complete sequence:
GCTTGTCCCAAGCCGATTACGCTTCCAGTCGGGGCAGATTCTATTTATTTTGGAACTGCATGAAGACCAGCGGGTTGCCTATGCTTATAGCTCTGATGGCAGGCGATTCAGCCCATCATGCAGAAGCTCTCCCTGACTCTGAGATTTTGCACGAGGTCACATCTCAACTTCGAAATATTTTCAAGGGTACCGCAGTACCCGACCCCTTGGAGACCATCGTCACACGGTGGGGCCAAGATAGGTTTTCTCGTGGCAGTTATTCTTATGTCGCTGCAGAATCCTTACCTGGAGATTATGATCTGATGGCTAAATCTACCGGAAACTTATATTTTGCTGGCGAAGCAACATGCGGCACTCACCCTGCTACTGTACACGGTGCTTATCTATCCGGGCTCCGTGTGGCGAAGGAGGTCCTCGAATCGGTGATTGGACCAATTAAAGTACCCACACCCCTTGTAGTATCAAAAACCAAAACACCGTCAACCCATACTCCTGTCACGCCTCCAGCGGCCGCTCCGGAGCAAACAATGATAAATCCAAAGAAACGAAAGGAACCCCAATCAAGCTCGGTGGACCATCCAAACTCTACAGAGCGCCCGGCAGCTACGCCATCTGGCCAGGGCAGGCCTGTCTATGAAATGGCGTTCGTTGAAGAATACCGTAGAGCTATATCCCGGGCCATTCAAGCAGAACTGGGCGATCCAGAGAAGCAACCACGGAAAGAACCGATAAATCCGTTCTTGCTATTTCAAAAAGACTATTGGTTCGTCTGCAAAGCTCGATGCGATGAGGTCCGTCGCCGCAGCACAGGCAATCCCGCCGCCAAAACTCCCCGTGATGAAGTCCGGCAAGCACTTGGGCAGATGTGGCGTGAGGCATCAGAGGAGGTAAGGCGGCGGTACCTCGACCAAATCGAGATCAACCGTAAGATCAACAACGAGAAGATGTCCAAATGGAAAGAACGAATTACAGTATGGGAGAGACACTCCGCTGAGATCAAAGATCGATGGTGCGCAGCAAACCCGTATAGTAAGTTCGTGAAAGAGATGGATAGCCAGAAGGTTGCCAATGCCAAGGTGAGGACATATAAATTAAACTAGGATCGACTAAGATGTTATTCAAGTTCCTCCCCCcccacaaaaaaaaaaaaaaaaaaaaaaaatggagTTTTTCGTGTTATTGTGATATTTGCATGGTTGTGGACTAGCTTTAGCGATTATACTTCTTTTCGGTTGACTGGTGCTACAGATGTGGGTGCATTGGGCTTTGCTGGTCGGTTGCGTTTTCAGGGCAGGGATGATGTTCCATAGAGGTTGCTCTGTTATATCCTTTCCCATATTTGGCCTCTTTTCTCTGTGGAAGAGTTCACTCGATGTTGGAACCTTCGACTCTTCTATATTGATATTGAATTATCTCCTGCTGGCTCGTGGGCTGCTTGCCATATGAGGAAAAATCATGAGTCCTGACATCGAATTTCTATTCCTCATTTCTGTTCATAATTCAATTATGTACTCGGTACTTCGCAAGACTCACTTCATCTCTGCACTAATTAGCGGGCGAGCAGGTAGAGCGGGAGCTTGGCGGCTGAAAGCGCATACAAAGTTAGAACTACTATATATGATGGTAGCTTCGAAGAATTACTCCTCTAAACTTGTTAAACATCACAATAAATTAGATATGGAAATCGAAGTAACCCAAGCTTCAGCGGCTCATTTGAACTTGCTAAAGTTAATTCTGAATATATCTATACAAGGTGGAAGTTTGGTCTTTCGACTCTGACTTCCCTCCTCTCTGGGTCAAATCCTTTCGATCTTTCCTTGGAAAACCTTGACGCCTTCTTTCTGCGGCACCCAGCCATAATCGTCTTTCGCATATACCTCGATTGTTGTGTTCCAGGGTTTCTGATCCTTATCCAACGAGCCAAGTGCCACTACAATGAAATCGTCTGTCCTCGGTGACTCAGCGAATAGTGTAGAACCGCAGTTGGAGCAGAATTTGCGCCACAGCGGACTTCCAGACTCTGTATCCCTATCTTCGTATGTTTTAAGGTCGGACGGCGAGGAAGCTGTGAGGGTCATTTGCTGTTGGGAGAATACTGTTAGCAATTAGAGGCATAATGTACAATGTAGGCGCCATTAGTTTGTTCTGCCTCGGTGACTTTGCAAACGGAGCAACCCCCTTTTCATAGTTGAAGCTCTGCCGGCTAGATCTCTCCTTGTTGTGCTCACCTTCTTGGAAAACCACCCTGTGCACCAGAATGCTGAACCGCTAGTTTTCTTGCAGTTGAGACAGTGGCAGAGTGAGGCATTGCTTGGCTCGCCAGTGAGCTGGTATTTAACATGGCCGCAGAGACAAGAACCGCTTCGGACAATGTCATGGGAAAGATGTAAGGATTGTTCCGccatatgtacggagtagagtcTAATATCATGTAAAACCAGGGAGAGATAAACTGGGAATCCAATAACAAAGCATCAACACAACTTGCAACACCAAACACCTGTTGCATGTCTGAT
This window harbors:
- a CDS encoding uncharacterized protein (EggNog:ENOG410PS03~COG:S); this translates as MAEQSLHLSHDIVRSGSCLCGHVKYQLTGEPSNASLCHCLNCKKTSGSAFWCTGWFSKKQMTLTASSPSDLKTYEDRDTESGSPLWRKFCSNCGSTLFAESPRTDDFIVVALGSLDKDQKPWNTTIEVYAKDDYGWVPQKEGVKVFQGKIERI